In Spirochaetota bacterium, the genomic window CTTCTTCCATAGTTTCTCTTGCAATTTCTCTAGCCTTTTTTGAGCCTTCCTTTAGTATATCAATAACTTCATCAATATTTTTTTCGTAGTATCGCCTTTTTTCCTTTATAGGTGAGAGTTTTTCTATTACTTTCTTGGCTATTCTATCCTTACATTCTACACACCCTATCTTCGCAGATGTACATTCATCAATCACTGTGTCAAGAATCTCTTGGTAGAATATTTTGTACAGAGGAAACGTTTTACAATTGTCAGGATTACCAGGATCAGACCTTCTTATCCTATTCGTATCAGTAACCATTATCTTGATCTTGTTGTATATTTCTTCCTCGCTATCTTTAAAGTAGATTGCATTATTGTAGCTTTTACTCATCTTGCGACCATCAGTTCCATAGACATGTGCTACCTCACCTAGAATTGGTTGCGGTTCTGGAAATACCTCTCCGAAGAGATAGTTAAACCTTCTTACAATCTCTCTGGTTATCTCAAGGTGTGGCAATTGATCCTTACCAACTGGAACTCTGGTTGCCTTGTAGATCACAATATCGGCTGCTTGTAAGACAGGGTATGCTAGAAAACCAATGTTGTTTAGGTCTCTGTCTTGTAGATTTTCTTTAGTTTCTTTATAAGTAGGATTTCTCTCAAGCCAGCCTATTGGAGTTATCATTGAAAGGATTGCAAAAAGTTCTGAATGCTCTGGAACCATTGATTGAACGAAGACAACACTCCTGTTAGGGTCTACTCCTGACGAAAGCCAATCTATAACCATCTCTAAAGTAAGTTCTCTAAGGTTTATATTTCTGTCAAAATCTGTAGTCATTGCGTGTAAATCGGCGACCATATAAAAACACTGATACTTATCTTGTAATTCTACCCATTGCTTGAGTGCTCCAATATAGTTACCAAGGTGTAGGTACCCAGTAGGTCGCATTCCACTCAAAACTCTCTCCATAAACTAATTTTGTATGAACTATTGGTTCATTTCACAAGAAATTTAAAAAAATACTTGAAGGCTCTTTGACTTTATCTTACTAAATTGTTATTTTTGAAATTAGGATGTATTTCTTAAATAATACTAGATAGGTTCAGGTAAATTTATGACTAGTTCAAGCATATCTATACATTTTACCTCTGATGGTATTTTAGTGAAGGTTATAGGTAAGGGGGTGGTTGAGTATTGCCGAGACCTAAAAGAAGATTTAGAAAAACTAGTTCAAGAGTATGAGAAACTTAATATTTACTTTGACTTATCCAAAGCTACACATCTTGACAGCACATTCATAGGACTGATGGTAGTTTTTGATAAGAAGCTCTCCAACAGTGGGAAAGGTTCTTTATTTATTCTAAATCCTCCCCCGAAAATAATAGAGATACTATCTTCTATGGATCTTATAGATATACTAAAGATAACTAATATAGATGTTCATGTTATAGGCAAATACAAAGATGTTCAGGCTAATATCCAAAAAGATATCGTTGAGCTTAAATTACTTATAGAGACACATAACCATCTTATACAAACAGGTGAAAGGAATAAGGAATTATTCTCTTCGCTTGAGAAAGCCCTGAGGGAGGAACTCAAAAGATATGAACAGGAAAATGGAGAAAACAAGTAGCAATCTGTCAAGAATTCTTGAGATAAACAAAAAGATAAATTCGTATTATGATTTGAGAGATATTTTAGAAAACATTTTGTTATCTGCTAGGGAGTTATTTAACGCATCGGGTGGATCAATCCTTCTGATTGATAATGACAAAAATTTTTTGAGTTTCAAGGTTGTTCATGGTGATGGCAAAGATAAATTAGAAGGATTGAAGATACCTGTGGATAAAGGCATAGCAGGATATATATTTTCAACTCAAAACCCTGTAATATCCAATGATACAGCGAATGATCCTCGTTTCTTCAGTCAGATTGACAAGATAACAGGTCTTAAAACACAGAAAATAATAGGTGTCCCTCTGGTAAAGGATGGAGTGTCTATAGGTGTTATTGAGATCGTGAATAAGGTAGATAACAGTGATTTTACAGAGGATGAACTAGAACTTTTGAGAATATTTGCCGAACAAGCAGTAATAGCTATAAACAACGCCATAATGCTTAAGAAGATAAAAGATAGAGCTAGAGAACTAGAATATCTATACAATATAAGTAATTCAACTATATCCTCAATACAAAATACGCAAGAAGTTTTCCAAAGTATAATCAAAACTGTGTCTGAGATAACCAAGGCAAAAAAAATTTCAATAATGACCTTTGATGAAAAAGAAAGAATATTGAAGGTTGTGTCTTCAGTAGGTTTGGAAGAAGAGATTATGGATTCCCTATGGGTCAGCATTGACGACCTTAAAAGTCCTGCGGTTGTATCGTATAAAGAAGGTAAGCATATATTGATGGAGAATGTTGATATAGACCCCATATTCGGACCTAACAAATCCTCAAGGTATAAGGCAAACTCATTTATGATTTTCCCCATAAGGACTCATAATGATATTGTAGGTGTTTTAAATATAACTGAAATCCCTGATGGTTTAGGCAAAGTTGAGAAAGAAGATATTGAACTTTTGCAGTTGATAGCTAATCAGATAGGTTATGTCTATGAAAGCATAAGAACCTATCAGAGAGAGATAGAGAAGAAGGCACTAGATAGAGAGTTAGAAGTGATGAGAAAAATACAGATGGAAATGTTACCATCCAATTTTGATTTCGGGACTAAATTGGATGTTTATTTCTATGTTGAACCTTATAAGGTGATAGGTGGTGATTTCTATGATGTTTTTTATGTATCGGATGGCAAGTTATGCTTTTTCCTTGGAGATGTTTCTGGAAAGGGATTACATGCTTCAATATTTATGGCAGCAGTAAAATCAACTCTAAAAGCATTATCCTTTGAATTCAAAGAGCCGAAAAGAGTTTTAGAAGCATCAAACTCAATAGTATTCCAGTATTCTGAAACTAGCATGTTTTCCACACTATTTTTCGGTTTAATAGATATTGAAAAAATGACGCTTAAGTTCTCTAACGCAGGACACGGACAACAATTGCTAATAAGAAACGGTGATGTTATACCTCTTTATAACAAAGGATTACCGCTATGCATCTATGATAATGTTACTTATGAGCAATCCGAAATTCCTATTCTGAAGGGGGACTTGATTGTTGTTTATTCTGATGGTATCACAGAGTCGGTTAATAGCAATGAAGATATGTTTGGTGAAAATAGGATTATTGATATCGTGAGCAAGAACTATCACCTTTCTTCCTATGGTATAAGTCAGATTCTACTTACTACTCTCAAAAACTTCAAGGTTGAGAACCCAAACTATGATGATGACATATCTCTAGGAATTATAAAGATCCTTTAGTCTTCAATTCAGTATCTATTTCCTATAGTCCATAACTAGAACCAACTTGTCATACTGAAGATCTGATGGTTGAATGAAATAGTTCCAGTCATTCACCCTAATTTTGTTCTCAAAGTATTCCAAGAATTTATCAACTGGGTCTATATTCCATGTCTGTGTTATATTTGTTTTGTAATGCATAGGTATCACAACTTTTGGTGATATCTTGAATACAATATTTGAGGCTACTCTAGCGTCAATAGTGAAATATCCTCCTACAGGGACAAAAATGACATCAACCTTCCCTATTCTGGTTATATCTTCTGGCTTAAGGTCATGTCCTAGATCTCCTAAGTGACAGACTCTCAACGGAACTGCTGTATCATGGAATTCAAGAACAAATATTGAGTTCTTACCTCGGTCTTTACCCATACTCTCATCGTGATATACTGAAACATTAAATATTCTTATTCCCATATAGTTTGTATCAATACCTACCCAACTACCATTATTTACTCCCTTGAATACTCTTGGCATACCCAGTCCCATCCTAGCATTACTGTGGTCAAAGTGTTCGTGTGATATTGTTATTATATTACACTCCACTGGTTCAGTGTTATAACCAACAGATTTATCAAAAGGGTCAGTAAGAATTCTAGTTCCTTTGTCTGTCTCAAGTAGGAAACAAGAATGTCCTAGGTAACTTATCTTCAATACACCGTTAATGCCCATAATCAAAGTCCTCCTCAATCACAGGATTATTTTATTCCATAACTTTGAGATTTTCAATATTAATTGTTTTGCTACCGCCGTCGTAGATGATTGTTATATGTGTATCATAACGAATATCGGTGACACTGACATCAATGGGTGTTAGAATTCTTCTACTCCCATATTTATTGGTTATCTCAATTGTGATACTATTTGGTAATACAGGTTCAAATATTATACTAACTTTATCTCTGTGTGGTCTTGATATTCTTATGTTATATTTAAAGTTATCTCCTTCAATAACATCTTTTATAAGAAAGTTATCACGCACAAAAAGATTTTTTATGTCGTTCAAGTCTACAACACCCAATAGGAACATTACAATTACTATTGCTATAAACGGCATGAATATCCAACGCCTCAGGTATTTCTTCCTCCTTTGATCCTTTTCAAAATGTTCTATATGGCGATTAAGTCTTTCAAGGTCTTCTTCCTTCAAGTGATAATAATCTTTGTATTGAGGTGGTAATTTTATCTTGTTCATTCCTAAAACCTTAGCTCTCCTAGCAAAGACACTCTGAACGATGGCAACTGATTAGTAGAAGTATTTAAAACAAGAAATATTGGTTGTAGTTTTATCAATATGTTGTTATTCTCAAAACCTATAAAAGCGCCTAGTTCTGATGAAATAGATATTAGCGTAACTGGTTGTAAAATGTTGTAAATACTGATTATACCTTCAGCACCTATCATTATACTTCTAAAGAATGATAATCCTATAATGGACCTTATATCAACATCCGAAATATCATTCGTTCTTTGTAATCCTTTGTATATTAGAGGTTTGACTAATAGTGTTAATATCTCTTCAAAACCCCATGAATTATCTGCAGAATAGAAATTTAATCTCTGTTCTACTAGAGCATATAACCTATCTGAACTTAGTGATATGTTAGTCAAACTTATACTATCAATCCCAGCAACTATATAAGCATTAAGAGATCTAAAAAATGTTTTAAGCTCAACTCCTCCTCTTAAGAATCCTTCAGATATTCCTGAAAATATTGAGAGTTGAACATCTCTGTATCTACCAACCAACTTAAGTCCCAATGAACCTATTCCTGGTTCAAAAGGACTTCTGTAGATATAGGAACTTATCAATATTGCATCTGATAACAACGATAGATCAAGATTTAAACCAGTCCCAGTTATGACATACCATCCCTTGAAGTCAAAGTATTCTGACAACTGATAGAAGCGCGTCTGTAAAGATGATAAATAACCAAGATATTCCTTGTTTCCATACCAGTAGTAAAGTTTGAAAATATTAAATACATCCACAAAAAACTCTACTTTCTCTACAATCACCGAAACATTAGATATGTCACCATAGGATATAGGTGTAAGGATTATCCCACCGCCATACTTATTCCCGCCATTTATATCTAGTAGTATGTCAGAGTAGAATAGAGTATTAGTTAAGAATAAATGTGAGTATGCTTTCAAGGATGAGGTTATAACAATCTCTGCATCGGATTGCATGCCTAGTGTAATTAATAAGACTACAAGTAGTAAGACTACTGGTAATTTATTCATAAATAGTTCTACCTCCTCATAAAATATTATACTATAGTCTAACATCTTGAATAAAATTATTTGATGATAACTTGTAGTATATCTCTACATCTGATTTAAGGTTTTTCAAACAAATTTGAAATGGTACTCTCAACATCTTCAGAATATATGAATATGAAAGTAGAGTCAGAGGAGAGAGAACTAGGTATATTCCTCTATAATGTGGATCTATCAGAAGATGAGATAAGGGAGATAGAAAATAAGGTAATAGATACTTGGAGAAAGAATGCTAACATCCCAGGATACAGAAAAGGGATGGTTCCTTTAGAGGTGCTGAAGCAGAGATACTCAAAAGAGATTTATAGAGCATTTGAAGACATGCTGGAAGACAGAGTAATCTCAGAAGCCAAGAAAAGACATCCATATCCTGTAGATAAAGCTAAGATAATAAGGAGGTATAGAAATAAGAGTAATAGTATAATAAAAATACCTGGACAGACAGAAAATGATACAGTATTATTCACTGTCAAGGTTTCTAGCCAGACTTCTTTGATACCAAAAGATGAGAATGAGCTAATAGAAAAGATCAAAAACATAAGTTTTGTCTCTTATAGTCTGAATGCTGAAACAATAGACTTTGAAGAACTAACAAATCTGTTTTTCTCTTCAAGTAGGGTTGAAAGACATATTGACGACAAGAACCTCAATAACTATGTAGTTGAGATGATAGTAGAATTTGAAGAAGGTAGTCACTATGTTTTAGTTATTCTACCTCTAGAGCTTTTTCCAGAAACTGCTAAACATCTGCAGTCAAAGAAGATTTCTCAGGAGATTGAACTTCCTATTGATAACAAACTTAAGAATACACTACAAAATTACTATAACTCTATCTATGATGAACCTTTGAAGTTAGGAAATAAAATCAAGGTAAAGTTATTCGGTATTTTCGCACTAGACAGAGATAGAAATATTATTGAGAACAATGTAAGAGCATTTTCGGAAGACCCCTTGACTTTAAGAAACTTCCTATCTGAAAAACTAAAGAACAAGATAAATTCATTCAACTCTTCTAGGCTCATCAACAAGGTAGTCAGAACTGTGATGAGTAATTCAAAAATACATATCAGTGAGACGGAATATCTCTCCGAACTGTTAGAACACATATCTTGGTCGCTAATACAATACAGTGACCTTCCTATACACATATCTAGTCTCGCTATTGATTTGAACTCATACCTTCCAAGATCATTAGAGAGGTTGATAGTTGATAATGTCATAAAATTCATATATAAAACTTTCATAGGCAACATCTACAAAATAGACAAAACAAATGATGTAGAGGTTTACTCAAAAGTCTATCAAAAACTTTTAGAGATATGTAATATAACTAACAAAAATATCAGCTATAGAGAACTAAAGGAAGAATTTCCTTTCTTATTATATGAGTTTATATTGGATAAATGAGGAGGTAAGATTATGTACTACCTTATAGAGGTTCAGGGTAAGCAATACAAAGTAAAGCAAGGAGACTACATTACAGTAGATAACTTAAATCTTGAGAAGGGTAGTAAAGTTGTGTTTGACAAGGTTCTTGCCGTCGTTGAAGACAAAGGCATAGAGTTTGGACAACCTTATGTTAAGGGTAAGAAAGTTGAGGGTATCGTTGAAGAAAACTTCAAAGGAGAAAAGATCGTAGTCTTCAAATACAGACACAAAGTTAATTGGCGAAGAAAGTATGGTTTTAGACCACACCTTACAAAGGTTAAGATAACATCTCTTTCGTAATGGATAGTCTTGAAAGATGGATTTCTAATACCAAACCAACGATAGTTTATCTTACCGTTGGCTACCCTTCTTTTGAGGAGAGCGTTGAAATAGCAAGGTTTATAGTTAAAAACAAATTTGCTCAAATGATAGAGGCAGGTATCCCCTTCTCCGATCCGATTGCAGATGGTGAGGTTATACAATTCTCAACTCAAAAAGCACTTGAGAATGGAATAAACATTAACCATATCGTGAAATTCATAAGCATCTTAAAATCTGAATTCAATATTCC contains:
- the trpS gene encoding tryptophan--tRNA ligase, which gives rise to MERVLSGMRPTGYLHLGNYIGALKQWVELQDKYQCFYMVADLHAMTTDFDRNINLRELTLEMVIDWLSSGVDPNRSVVFVQSMVPEHSELFAILSMITPIGWLERNPTYKETKENLQDRDLNNIGFLAYPVLQAADIVIYKATRVPVGKDQLPHLEITREIVRRFNYLFGEVFPEPQPILGEVAHVYGTDGRKMSKSYNNAIYFKDSEEEIYNKIKIMVTDTNRIRRSDPGNPDNCKTFPLYKIFYQEILDTVIDECTSAKIGCVECKDRIAKKVIEKLSPIKEKRRYYEKNIDEVIDILKEGSKKAREIARETMEEVREVMKMKI
- a CDS encoding STAS domain-containing protein — protein: MTSSSISIHFTSDGILVKVIGKGVVEYCRDLKEDLEKLVQEYEKLNIYFDLSKATHLDSTFIGLMVVFDKKLSNSGKGSLFILNPPPKIIEILSSMDLIDILKITNIDVHVIGKYKDVQANIQKDIVELKLLIETHNHLIQTGERNKELFSSLEKALREELKRYEQENGENK
- a CDS encoding SpoIIE family protein phosphatase — encoded protein: MNRKMEKTSSNLSRILEINKKINSYYDLRDILENILLSARELFNASGGSILLIDNDKNFLSFKVVHGDGKDKLEGLKIPVDKGIAGYIFSTQNPVISNDTANDPRFFSQIDKITGLKTQKIIGVPLVKDGVSIGVIEIVNKVDNSDFTEDELELLRIFAEQAVIAINNAIMLKKIKDRARELEYLYNISNSTISSIQNTQEVFQSIIKTVSEITKAKKISIMTFDEKERILKVVSSVGLEEEIMDSLWVSIDDLKSPAVVSYKEGKHILMENVDIDPIFGPNKSSRYKANSFMIFPIRTHNDIVGVLNITEIPDGLGKVEKEDIELLQLIANQIGYVYESIRTYQREIEKKALDRELEVMRKIQMEMLPSNFDFGTKLDVYFYVEPYKVIGGDFYDVFYVSDGKLCFFLGDVSGKGLHASIFMAAVKSTLKALSFEFKEPKRVLEASNSIVFQYSETSMFSTLFFGLIDIEKMTLKFSNAGHGQQLLIRNGDVIPLYNKGLPLCIYDNVTYEQSEIPILKGDLIVVYSDGITESVNSNEDMFGENRIIDIVSKNYHLSSYGISQILLTTLKNFKVENPNYDDDISLGIIKIL
- a CDS encoding MBL fold metallo-hydrolase, with the translated sequence MGINGVLKISYLGHSCFLLETDKGTRILTDPFDKSVGYNTEPVECNIITISHEHFDHSNARMGLGMPRVFKGVNNGSWVGIDTNYMGIRIFNVSVYHDESMGKDRGKNSIFVLEFHDTAVPLRVCHLGDLGHDLKPEDITRIGKVDVIFVPVGGYFTIDARVASNIVFKISPKVVIPMHYKTNITQTWNIDPVDKFLEYFENKIRVNDWNYFIQPSDLQYDKLVLVMDYRK
- a CDS encoding trigger factor family protein — its product is MKVESEERELGIFLYNVDLSEDEIREIENKVIDTWRKNANIPGYRKGMVPLEVLKQRYSKEIYRAFEDMLEDRVISEAKKRHPYPVDKAKIIRRYRNKSNSIIKIPGQTENDTVLFTVKVSSQTSLIPKDENELIEKIKNISFVSYSLNAETIDFEELTNLFFSSSRVERHIDDKNLNNYVVEMIVEFEEGSHYVLVILPLELFPETAKHLQSKKISQEIELPIDNKLKNTLQNYYNSIYDEPLKLGNKIKVKLFGIFALDRDRNIIENNVRAFSEDPLTLRNFLSEKLKNKINSFNSSRLINKVVRTVMSNSKIHISETEYLSELLEHISWSLIQYSDLPIHISSLAIDLNSYLPRSLERLIVDNVIKFIYKTFIGNIYKIDKTNDVEVYSKVYQKLLEICNITNKNISYRELKEEFPFLLYEFILDK
- the rplU gene encoding 50S ribosomal protein L21, yielding MYYLIEVQGKQYKVKQGDYITVDNLNLEKGSKVVFDKVLAVVEDKGIEFGQPYVKGKKVEGIVEENFKGEKIVVFKYRHKVNWRRKYGFRPHLTKVKITSLS